The following proteins are co-located in the Manihot esculenta cultivar AM560-2 chromosome 9, M.esculenta_v8, whole genome shotgun sequence genome:
- the LOC122724559 gene encoding pentatricopeptide repeat-containing protein At1g63330-like yields MTLALRAKDKLGFVNCSVQIPPVGSTGFEKWMRVDSMKLWDKLGILKHHLTICECGVLILGRLGEMDFFGFADARFFTNNFKSASFTRLDDAIASFNHVIHKHPLPSRFHFNRFLSALVKIKQYHTVLSMSKTIELLGISHDLYSLNILINCFCRLHLVDFGFSVFGKMLKFGLEPDVVTFNTLINGLSIESKMDKALEFFDDMVARGYQPDVYTYNTIINGMCKFGKTNVAIGLLKRMADRGCEPNVVTYSAIIDALCKDELVGEALELFSQMRNKGISPDVITYTGLIHGVCKLGQKNQALALMNEMVEQNISPDVYTFNVLIDALCKDGMVSEAQNTFNVMIQRGVEPDVVTYNSLIDGLCISDQFKEALTLLKEMVGRNISPSVFTFNILIDTLCKKGLVSNAQKIIKIMIQRGVEPDVVTYNSLMDGYCLCKQIDKARKVFDLMVTNEIADILGYNILINGYCKCKMIDDAEELFDEMSHKGLVPNVVTYHTLIKGMFQAGRPQNAKELFKDMCSHGQQPDIVTFSIMIDGLCRQGNLDEALTLLKAMEKSQLKPNVVIYSSLINGMCKVGKINDAKELFSSLFEIGLQPDVYVYNAIMKGLCQQGLMDEAYKVFKDMEKVGCLPDNCCYNIIIQGFLKHEDLPKASELINEMVDKGFSADDATTELVVYLSRNNNLILRLLKVRNEGSAN; encoded by the exons ATGACACTTGCTTTAAGAGCAAAAGACAAGTTAGGATTTGTAAATTGTAGTGTGCAAATTCCTCCTGTTGGCTCCACTGGTTTTGAGAAGTGGATGAGAGTTGATAGCATG AAACTATGGGATAAACTTGGTATTTTAAAGCATCATCTAACTATTTGTGAATGTGGTGTTTTGATTCTAGGCAGGTTAGGTGAAATGGATTTCTTTGGTTTTGCAG ATGCACGTTTCTTCacaaataacttcaaatctgcTTCTTTTACCCGCCTTGATGATGCCATTGCTTCCTTTAATCATGTAATTCATAAGCATCCTCTGCCTTCTAGGTTTCATTTTAATAGATTCTTATCTGCCCTCgtgaaaattaaacaatatcaCACTGTCCTTTCCATGTCCAAAACAATTGAATTGCTAGGAATCTCTCACGATCTTTATTCTCTTAAcatcttaattaattgcttCTGCCGCTTACACCTTGTGGATTTTGGCTTCTCTGTTTTTGGTAAGATGCTCAAATTCGGATTGGAGCCTGACGTTGTCACGTTTAATACCTTAATTAATGGGCTTTCTATAGAGAGTAAAATGGACAAAGCATTGGAATTTTTCGATGATATGGTTGCACGTGGTTATCAACCTGATGTTTATACTTACAATACCATAATAAACGGAATGTGTAAATTTGGGAAAACAAATGTGGCTATTGGGCTACTAAAGCGGATGGCTGATAGAGGTTGTGAGCCAAATGTTGTGACATACAGTGCAATCATTGATGCCCTTTGCAAGGATGAGCTAGTTGGTGAGGCTTTAGAGCTCTTCTCTCAAATGAGGAATAAGGGCATTTCACCTGATGTCATCACTTACACTGGTTTAATTCACGGCGTTTGCAAATTAGGCCAAAAGAACCAAGCTTTGGCCTTGATGAATGAAATGGTGGAGCAGAACATATCACCTGATGTTTATACCTTCAATGTATTGATTGACGCTCTTTGTAAGGATGGGATGGTTTCAGAGGCTCAAAATACATTCAAtgtaatgattcaaagaggtgtagAGCCTGATGTGGTCACCTACAATTCCTTAATTGATGGTCTTTGCATTTCAGACCAATTCAAGGAAGCTTTGACCTTGTTGAAAGAAATGGTGGGGAGGAACATATCCCCTAGTGTTTTTACCTTCAATATATTGATCGACACTCTTTGTAAGAAAGGACTGGTTTCAAATGCACAGAAAATAATCAAgataatgattcaaagaggtgtggAACCTGATGTTGTCACTTATAATTCATTGATGGATGGATATTGTCTGTGCAAGCAAATTGATAAGGCTAGAAAGGTATTTGATCTGATGGTGACCAATGAAATAGCTGACATTTTAGGCTACAACATTTTGATCAATGGATATTGTAAGTGCAAAATGATAGATGATGCAGAGGAACTTTTTGATGAAATGTCTCATAAAGGTTTAGTTCCTAATGTTGTTACTTATCATACTCTTATAAAGGGTATGTTTCAAGCAGGGAGGCCCCAAAATGCAAAAGAGCTTTTTAAGGATATGTGCTCTCATGGTCAACAGCCAGATATAGTAACCTTCTCAATTATGATTGATGGCTTGTGTAGACAGGGGAATCTCGATGAGGCACTcacactattgaaagcaatggaGAAAAGTCAGTTGAAGCCTAATGTTGTGATCTATAGCAGTCTGATCAATGGTATGTGCAAAGTTGGGAAGATTAATGATGCCAAGGAACTTTTTTCTAGTCTTTTTGAAATTGGTTTACAAcctgatgtttatgtatataaCGCAATTATGAAAGGACTCTGCCAACAAGGATTAATGGATGAAGCGTATAAGGTATTTAAAGACATGGAAAAGGTAGGATGTTTACCAGATAATTGTTGTTATAATATCATCATTCAAGGGTTTCTCAAGCATGAGGATTTACCAAAAGCATCAGAACTAATCAACGAAATGGTTGATAAGGGGTTCTCTGCTGATGATGCTACCACAGAATTGGTAGTATATTTATCGCGGAATAATAATCTCATTCTGAGGCTTTTAAAGGTGCGCAATGAGGGATCAGCAAACTAA
- the LOC110607263 gene encoding putative pentatricopeptide repeat-containing protein At5g59900 → MHFLYQQAESLPFPFLYFLSSFPISDPSLKTTDERSMMMMMMMKMPWRRKSRSFHLQLQGAIGTIQSPFLFLFTNYCHSSTSTLEDARFFTNNFKSASFTHLDDAIASFNHVIHKHPLPSRFPFNRFLSALVKMKQYHTVLSMSKTIELLGISHDVYSINILINCFCLLHLVDFGFSVFGKMFKFGLEPTTVTFTTLINGLCIESKMDKAVEFFDDMVARGYQPDVYTYSTIIKGMCKFGKTNVAIGLLKGMADRGCEPNVVTYGAIIDALCKDELVGEALELFSQMRNKGISPNVITYNSLIHGVCKLGQKNQALALMNEMVEQNISPSVYTFSVLIDALCKDGMVAEAQNTFNVMIQRGVEPDVVTYNSLIDGLCISDQFKEALALLKEMVGRNISPSVFTFNILIDTLCKKGLVSNAQNIIKIMIQRGVEPTIVTYSSLMDGYCLGNQIGKARKLFDLMVTNETADIFSYNILINGYCKCNMIDDAKELFDEMSHKGLVPDAVTYSTLIKGMFQAGRPQNAKELFKDMCSHGQQPDIVTFSTMIDGLCRQGNLDEALTLLKAMEKSQLKPNLVIYSSLINGMCKVGKLNDAKELFSSLFEIGLQPDVYVYSAIMKGLCQQGLMDEAYKVFKDMEKVGCLPNNFCYNIIIQGFLKHEDLPKALELINEMVNKGFSADATTTELVLHLSQNNDLILSKLRNRSEASKAIFKFGLEPDVVTFTTLINGLSIESKMDKALEFFNDMLAGGCQPNVYTFNVIVNGLCKFGKTNVAIELLKEMADRGCEPDVVTYNAIIDTLCKDELVGEALELFYQMRNKGISPNVITYTGLIHGFCKLGQKNQALALMNEMVEQNVLPNDYTFNVLIDALCKDGMVSEAQNTFNVMIQRGGEPNLITYNSLIDGLCISDQFKEALALLKEMVGRNISPDVFTFNILIDTLCKKGLVSNAQNIFRIMIQRGVEPTVVTYSSLLDGYCLGNQIDKARKLFDVMVTNEIADIFSYNILINGYCKCNMIDDAKELFDEMSHKGLVPDAVTYSTLIKGMFQAGRPQNAKELFKDMCSHGQQPDIVTFSTMIDGLCRQGNLDEALTLLKAMEKSQLKPNLVICSSLINGMCKVGKINDAKELFSSLFEIGLQPDVYVYNAIMKGLCQQGLMDEAYKVFKDMEKVGCLPNNYCYNIIIQGFLKHEDLPKASKLINEMVDKGFSADDATTELVVHLSRNNDLILSKLRNRFESSKAVQ, encoded by the exons ATGCATTTCCTTTACCAGCAGGCAGAGAGCCTTCCTTTTCCgtttctctatttcctttcctcattcccaatctccgatccatccctaaaaacaactgacgagagatcgatgatgatgatgatgatgatgaagatgccttggaggaggaagagcaggagcttccatcttcagctacaaggggcaattggtaccattcaatctccattcctattcttatttaccaattattgccattcttctacttccacacttgaagatgcacgcttcttcacaaataacttcaaatctgcTTCTTTTACCCACCTTGATGATGCCATTGCTTCCTTCAATCATGTAATTCATAAGCATCCTCTGCCTTCTAGGTTTCCATTTAATAGATTCTTATCTGCCCTTGTGAAAATGAAACAATACCACACTGTCCTTTCCATGTCCAAAACAATTGAATTGCTAGGAATCTCTCACGATGTTTATTCTATTAAcatcttaattaattgcttCTGCCTTTTACATCTTGTGGATTTTGGCTTCTCTGTTTTCGGGAAGATGTTCAAATTCGGATTGGAGCCTACCACTGTGACATTTACTACcttaattaatgggctttgTATAGAGAGTAAAATGGACAAAGCAGTGGAATTTTTCGATGATATGGTTGCACGTGGTTATCAACCTGATGTTTATACTTACAGTACGATAATAAAGGGAATGTGTAAATTTGGGAAAACAAATGTGGCTATTGGGCTACTAAAGGGAATGGCTGATAGAGGTTGTGAGCCAAATGTTGTGACATACGGAGCAATCATTGACGCCCTTTGCAAGGATGAGCTAGTTGGTGAGGCTTTAGAGCTCTTCTCTCAAATGAGGAATAAGGGCATTTCACCTAATGTCATCACTTACAATAGTTTAATTCACGGTGTTTGCAAATTAGGCCAAAAGAACCAAGCTTTGGCCTTGATGAATGAAATGGTGGAGCAAAACATATCACCTAGTGTTTATACCTTCAGTGTATTGATTGATGCTCTTTGTAAGGATGGAATGGTTGCAGAGGCTCAAAATACATTCAAtgtaatgattcaaagaggtgtagAGCCTGATGTGGTCACCTACAATTCCTTAATTGATGGTCTTTGCATTTCAGACCAATTCAAGGAAGCTTTGGCCTTGTTGAAAGAAATGGTGGGGAGGAACATATCCCCTAGTGTTTTTACCTTCAATATATTGATCGACACTCTTTGTAAGAAAGGACTGGTTTCAAATGCacaaaatataatcaaaataatgattcaaagaggtgtggAACCTACCATTGTCACTTATAGTTCATTGATGGATGGATATTGTCTAGGCAACCAAATTGGTAAGGCTAGAAAGCTATTTGATCTGATGGTGACCAATGAAACAGCTGACATTTTTAGCTACAACATTTTGATCAATGGATATTGTAAGTGCAACATGATAGATGATGCAAAGGAGCTTTTTGATGAAATGTCCCATAAAGGTTTAGTTCCTGATGCTGTTACTTATTCTACTCTTATAAAGGGTATGTTTCAAGCAGGGAGGCCCCAAAATGCAAAGGAGCTCTTTAAGGATATGTGCTCTCATGGTCAACAGCCAGATATAGTAACCTTCTCAACTATGATTGATGGCTTGTGCAGACAAGGGAATCTCGATGAGGCACTCACACTACTGAAAGCAATGGAGAAAAGTCAGTTGAAGCCTAATCTTGTGATCTATAGCAGTCTCATCAATGGTATGTGCAAAGTTGGGAAGCTTAATGATGCCAAGGAACTTTTTTCTAGTCTTTTTGAAATTGGTTTACAAcctgatgtttatgtatatagtGCAATTATGAAAGGACTCTGCCAACAAGGATTAATGGATGAAGCGTATAAGGTATTTAAAGACATGGAAAAGGTAGGATGTTTAccaaataatttttgttataatATCATCATTCAAGGGTTTCTCAAGCATGAGGATTTACCAAAAGCATTAGAACTAATCAATGAAATGGTTAATAAGGGGTtctctgctgatgctactacCACAGAATTGGTATTACATTTATCGCAGAATAATGATCTCATTCTAAGCAAACTACGAAATCGTTCTGAGGCTTCTAAAGCT ATTTTCAAATTCGGATTGGAGCCTGACGTTGTCACGTTTACTACCTTAATTAATGGGCTTTCTATAGAGAGTAAAATGGACAAAGCATTGGAATTTTTCAATGATATGCTTGCTGGAGGTTGTCAACCTAATGTTTATACTTTCAATGTGATAGTAAATGGATTGTGTAAATTTGGGAAAACAAATGTGGCTATTGAGCTACTAAAGGAAATGGCTGATAGAGGTTGTGAGCCAGATGTTGTGACATACAATGCAATCATTGACACACTTtgcaaagatgagctagttggtGAGGCTTTAGAGCTCTTCTATCAAATGAGGAATAAGGGCATTTCACCTAATGTCATCACTTACACTGGTTTAATTCATGGTTTTTGCAAATTAGGCCAAAAGAACCAAGCTTTGGCTTTGATGAATGAAATGGTGGAGCAAAACGTATTACCAAATGATTATACCTTCAATGTATTGATTGATGCTCTTTGTAAGGATGGAATGGTTTCAGAGGCTCAAAATACATTCAAtgtaatgattcaaagaggtggAGAGCCTAATCTGATCACATACAATTCCTTAATTGATGGTCTTTGCATTTCAGACCAATTCAAGGAAGCTTTGGCCTTATTGAAAGAAATGGTGGGGAGGAACATATCCCCTGATGTTTTTACCTTCAATATATTGATTGACACTCTTTGTAAGAAAGGACTGGTTTCAAATGCACAAAATATATTCAGaataatgattcaaagaggtgtggAACCTACCGTTGTCACTTATAGTTCATTGTTGGATGGATATTGTCTAGGCAACCAAATTGATAAGGCTAGAAAGCTATTTGATGTGATGGTGACCAATGAAATAGCTGACATTTTTAGCTACAACATTTTGATCAATGGATATTGTAAGTGCAACATGATAGATGATGCAAAGGAGCTTTTTGATGAAATGTCCCATAAAGGTTTAGTTCCTGATGCTGTTACTTATTCTACTCTTATAAAGGGTATGTTTCAAGCAGGGAGGCCCCAAAATGCAAAGGAGCTCTTTAAGGATATGTGCTCTCATGGTCAACAGCCAGATATAGTAACCTTCTCAACTATGATTGATGGCTTGTGCAGACAAGGGAATCTAGATGAGGCACTcacactattgaaagcaatggaGAAAAGTCAGTTGAAGCCTAATCTTGTGATATGTAGCAGTCTGATCAATGGTATGTGCAAAGTTGGGAAGATTAATGATGCCAAGGAACTTTTTTCTAGTCTTTTTGAAATTGGTTTACAAcctgatgtttatgtatataatgCAATTATGAAAGGACTCTGCCAACAAGGATTAATGGATGAAGCGTATAAGGTATTTAAAGACATGGAAAAGGTAGGATGTTTACCAAATAATTATTGTTATAATATCATCATTCAAGGGTTTCTCAAGCATGAGGATTTAccaaaagcatcaaaactaatCAACGAAATGGTTGATAAGGGGTTCTCTGCTGATGATGCTACCACAGAATTGGTAGTACATTTATCGCGGAATAATGATCTCATTCTAAGCAAACTACGAAATCGTTTTGAGTCTTCTAAAGCTGTGCAATGA